The DNA segment tCGATAAATGCTCTGCATGATAAAAcagtaatataaaatattgctaaatttaaaaataaaataaaaggaaaataaagataacaaatactattaatttataaattagaataACTCAATTCTTTCACAATTATTTCTGTTTAAATACTTTCTAAAATATAACTCaagtttaaaatataactaataTAAATCTGGAAGATAAAGACATATTTATCTCTTGATTTATgtcttttatattaatatattgcGGTATAGATTTGCATATACTCAATTCAGTTAGACAGCggaaaaaaatacttattattttatttaataagttaAATTTGAATGccatattagttttatttttttataattttaaataaattatttttattttaaaaattgaaattaaaaaaaaacaccttaTGTTATAGacgtaatttatatttatttatttattggtaTTTTACTAACATGGCATGGATATTATCCTTGAGAAATTGAAGCACGTGGGTTGTTGAACTCATACAACAAACCAAAACGAAAACCAACTCACTCAACCCAAAGGGACCCTCTCACTGGATAACAATGTTTCCCAACATTGCCTTCATTTCAAACTTCTATCTTTCTATTCTTCTCTCACACATAAATAAAgtcttatatatatttaatgcaTCCATTTTCATACATGAATCAAATCCTTCATAAAGAAGACTTATTCCACACCtatatttcattttctttgttCAGTCGTCATCCATGACTAttacaaaaatcaaaatcagtATACAGATAATTGCAATTTAATGAGATGGAGAAGGAGTTTTACAGCTAAAACTTTGGCCTTTTTTTTCTATCTGTTGCATTCCAAGTGTCAACCAATGCTCCGGAAAAGGAAGCACTAGATTAGTCATCACCTGTTTTCCTAAAATGTTCCTTTTTCTACAACCAATTTAAGGAGCAAACACTATTTTCCCTTTCAAAATCCTTATATGTgatgttgaaaattgtttttcaaacgTTTTATTAATTCGGTGTGAGCTTTTTAAAACCATAGAGGGtcaatataataaaatagaaaataattaaattaaaaagaagattCATTTTTGAAGAATTTGACCCATTCATGGTTCCAAACTTGGGCAGGTGCCGCCCCCCATATCCACTTAATTTTCTTTGACGCATGATTGTTTATAAGGAATAAagtattttatgtaaaaaaaaaaggaaattgaGAGGAAAAGTACTTGAAAGAATGGATAAGTATTGATCAAATggcataatatatataaaaagaattgTGCGACTTAATCAATGACAAATACTTTGGGTCCACTTGATAGAGAAAATACATGATGAACCCCGTAGAGAAATACGGGGAATAGATTATAAACTgtataatacaataaaaaaaatccaccaTCCTTTCTTCATCGTTTCTTCcaagtcttcttcttcttcgttgGAACTCCGTTCAAATCTGTGGATTAACCTGAACTTTGTGTCCTATCACTAACTATACTGTGTAAGGTTGGATAGTAGTGGCagttcaaataaataaaataattaaataaataaataaacttgtCAGCAGAATAACCGAGGAGCCCTTGCTCATGCTACCATCTGCTCCTGCTCTATGTACAGCTGCTCCACCCACGGTGGCAGCATCTCTTTACTCAGATCATACTGTTGTCTCTCACCACCAAACATGTCGGACCTCCTCTCAGAAGGAACATCCTTAACCAAGGAATGAACCCATGAGACATCTGGCTCAACATGTTCTGGGTGAGCTATGGGGGAAGCACTTACCCCGTTGTTTCTGAACCCAAATGAAGCAGATCTCCTCAGCTTGTTTAGCTCATCTCCGTTCACACCCCAATCCAGTTTCCCAGTAGGGGAACTCCAATCTGAAAGGGTAGAGGACACCCTGCAGGAAGGGTTGGAAGGTGAAGACAGGCCAAGATGGTGGATTGCAGCGCCGCGATCGATGAAGCTTTGGCTTCGCTTGGCGAAGGCGGCAGACCTGGAGTTCATCACTGCAGCTGCCACAGCAGCTGATGAGTCAAACCCAAAAGCTGAGGGCTTCCTCACAGGCGAGGAAGGGATGTTGGAGGGATAACTCGCACGAAGGTGGTTCATGTTTTGGCGCATCTGAAGCCCACTTTGGGTGGGTGTTGAAGTCTGCACAGAAAGTCCATGGAGTTGTGACAACATAGAAGGGTCAGCAGAGGCCAACAGGTCATCGAGGTTGGTTGGATTCAAATCAGCAATCCTATTGAATTCCTTGTTGCGGAAAGACGGGGAAGAGATCCTGGCGATCTCTTCTATCAActgttgctgctgctgctgttgTTGTTGGCGAGCTGGACTGTCTAGACCGAACAGTTCCATCTCCATCTCCAGATCCCTGGCGCTCAAAGCAGCCTTGAGTCGGCTACCAGGGAGCTGCAGGGACGGTGGAGTAAGGTTTATTTTGTTCTGCCACAAGTTTCCACTCTTGGGAGATGAAGCTGCTGCCAGTGGAGACATGGGTGGGGTTGAAACAGTTGGCATGGGCAAAGATGTGGAACTGAGAGCCAATGGACTCATGGCTGTCATGTCTAGTGCAGTGGAAGAATAGGATTTTGGTGAAGGCATAGCTGAGCCGGTGGAAGCATACACAGGGCGTAACTCTTCAGGTTTGTGGGCAAAGAAGCAGACTTTTCTACTGCAGCCGGTCTCGTCCTTGCAAAGCCTTGTTCTGTACTGGGCAGGGTGTAGCCAGGACTCAAAAACACCGTGAGCATACTCACAGGAATCAACCTTCTGGCAGGCCCCTTTGCGGAATTCTGGGCAAGGAACACAGCTATAAGGGTACTTCCTTGGGTCTCTCCTCCTTGCGTTCTCCCCCGGATGAACAAATGGACACTCGGTCCAGTCATGGGAGTAGGCCCTTGAGCAAGGCTTCACCTTGAAACTGTACATCCTAAACTCATCGCTTCCGTACACATCGCTGTTGATATCTGGCAAGGATATATCAACAGGATACTCTTTCTTGTCACTTCCTTCTTTTTTCTCACCACCTTCTTTTGCTGAGAAAGGAGCCGAGAACATCTGCAGCTCCATCTCCTGACTCATCACTTCATCTCTTTCACCACCCCTCAGGAACAACTCCATGGCCTTCCTCCGGGATTTGGAGGAAGAATCAAAGGCTGGAGCAACCAGATTAGCCGGCTTGTTTCCGGTAGCATCAAGGGATTCAGCATCAGCCCCAGCATCTAGCAAGAGCTTGACAATCTCGGGTGAGGATTCAGAGCCCCCAGCGGCAGCACAATGGAGAGCAGTGGCCCTGTCAGAGCCACAGGCCCTGTTCACATCAACAGTTCCTGCCTCAAGAATATACTTGAGAACTCTAGTgcttccaaacaaagaagcaatcATGAGGGGGGTCCTCGTTTCAGATCCCATCTTCTTGGACCCAATCCTTCTACCATACCAAAACCCAGCCTCGTTGACATCCAAGCCCTTCTCATCCACTTCTCTTTTGAAACCTTCAAAATCATCGCATGCAGACAGTTCAAGCAAAGCCGAGAAGTTGCAGAAACCAACGAGATTCTGCTTCTGAACATTATTCTCCATCACGAGCCTCGGGGAAGAAAGCTTACTCTTTGAATCACTACACATATCCCAAATTCTGCACAACAAGGCAACATAATCTCAATCAATAAGCCCATCAATTAAAAAACCCATCATTCACACGGAACAAAAAAAAGATCAAACCTCCaactgaaaaacaaaattttccaaCAACCCCGGTTCCAAATCCCTAGATATGCCCGGCTAGATAACGCCCCATGAAACGTGGTAAACAAATTTAACCAACAAAAGCTAGATCCATAACCAATACTATTCAAGACAACAACTTGTTATTCTAATACCTCAACGGTAAACAAACAAAGCAACTAAAACg comes from the Phaseolus vulgaris cultivar G19833 chromosome 8, P. vulgaris v2.0, whole genome shotgun sequence genome and includes:
- the LOC137825855 gene encoding zinc finger CCCH domain-containing protein 29-like; amino-acid sequence: MCSDSKSKLSSPRLVMENNVQKQNLVGFCNFSALLELSACDDFEGFKREVDEKGLDVNEAGFWYGRRIGSKKMGSETRTPLMIASLFGSTRVLKYILEAGTVDVNRACGSDRATALHCAAAGGSESSPEIVKLLLDAGADAESLDATGNKPANLVAPAFDSSSKSRRKAMELFLRGGERDEVMSQEMELQMFSAPFSAKEGGEKKEGSDKKEYPVDISLPDINSDVYGSDEFRMYSFKVKPCSRAYSHDWTECPFVHPGENARRRDPRKYPYSCVPCPEFRKGACQKVDSCEYAHGVFESWLHPAQYRTRLCKDETGCSRKVCFFAHKPEELRPVYASTGSAMPSPKSYSSTALDMTAMSPLALSSTSLPMPTVSTPPMSPLAAASSPKSGNLWQNKINLTPPSLQLPGSRLKAALSARDLEMEMELFGLDSPARQQQQQQQQQLIEEIARISSPSFRNKEFNRIADLNPTNLDDLLASADPSMLSQLHGLSVQTSTPTQSGLQMRQNMNHLRASYPSNIPSSPVRKPSAFGFDSSAAVAAAVMNSRSAAFAKRSQSFIDRGAAIHHLGLSSPSNPSCRVSSTLSDWSSPTGKLDWGVNGDELNKLRRSASFGFRNNGVSASPIAHPEHVEPDVSWVHSLVKDVPSERRSDMFGGERQQYDLSKEMLPPWVEQLYIEQEQMVA